The following nucleotide sequence is from Longimicrobium sp..
CAGCGCGCCGAGCGGCTCTCCATCGAGGGCGTGGACCGCGTGGCGGTCGCGCGGGTGGAGGAGCTGTACCCGTTCCCGGCGGAGGAGATCGAGCAGGCGCTGGCGTCGTTCCCGGCGCTGCGCGAGGTGGTGTGGGTGCAGGAGGAGCCGCGCAACATGGGCGCCTGGAGCTTCGCCGCCCCGCGGCTGCGGGAGATCCTGGGCGAGCTGCCGCTGCGCTACGAGGGCCGCCCCGAGCGCGCCAGCCCCGCGGAAGGCTTCGCGCACCGCCACACCACCGCGCAGGCGCGCATCGTCCGCGCGGCGCTCTCCGGCGCGCCGGCGTTCGCGGCCGAGCCCGCGGGCGACACGCTGATCGGCAAGCGGAAGCTGTAGGGAAATTCAGGGGACAGGGAACAGGGTACAGGGTACAGCCAGCCGGTTCGATCTCGGTCGCGGGCTGTCCCCTGTTCCCTATCTCCTGTACCCTGCTTTTGAAGGTCTTAACCCGAGCGCGAAACCCACATGCCCGTCGAGATCCGCGTCCCGCCGCTGGGCGAGTCCGTCGTCGAGGCCACCGTCGGCCGCTGGACGAAGCAGGAAGGCGACCCCGTCCAGAAGGACGAGATCCTGGTGGAGCTGGAGACCGACAAGATCACCGTCGAGGTCGCCGCGCCCGCCGCCGGGACGCTAGGCAAGGTCCAGAAGCAGGAGGGCGAGACGGTCGGCGTGAACGAGCTGCTGGCCGTGATGGAGGCGGGCGCCGCCGCGCCGGCCGAGCAGGCGGGGCAGGCGGCCTCCGCGCGCGCCGAGCAGCAGGCCGGCGCCGAGACTCCGACGCCCACGCCCGAGGCCGCCACGGCCACCGCCACCGCCGAGCCGGAAGCCCCGGCCGGCGGCGCGCAGACCTCGCCCGCGGCCCGCGCCATCGCCGCCGAGCACGGGGTGGACCTGGGGACCGTCCGCGGCTCGGGGCCCAACGGGCGGATCACCAAGGAGGACGTGCTCCGCATCATCGAGGACGGGCGCAAGGCCGCCGGCGCCCCGCCGCGCGAGGCCGCCCCGGCTGCGACTCCGGCGACTGCCGCGACGCCGGCGCCCTCCCCGGAGCGGAAGCCGGCCCCGGCGGCGGCACCGGCGGGCGAGCGGGCGGAGACGCGGCAGCGGATGTCGCGCCGGCGGCAGACCATCGCGAAGCGGCTGCTGGAGGCGCAGCACGGCACCGCCAGCCTCACCACCTTCAACGAGGTGGACCTCTCGGCGGTGATGGAGCTGCGCAAGCGCCGCCAGGACGAGTTCGTGAAGAAGCACGGGGTGAAGCTGGGCTTCATGTCGTTCTTCACCAAGGCCATCATCGGCGCGCTCAAGCAGTTCCCGCGGCTCAACGCCGAGATCCAGGGCGACGAGATCGTCCTCAAGCACTACTACGACATCGGCATCGCCGTGGGGGCCGAGGAGGGGCTGGTGGTCCCCGTGGTCCGCAGCGCCGACCGGAAGAGCTTCGCCGAGCTGGAGCGCGAGATCGGCGAGCTGGGGACGCGGGCGCGCGAGGGGAAGCTGACGCTGGAGGAGCTGCAGGGCGGCACCTTCACCATCACCAACGGCGGGATCTTCGGCTCCATGCTCTCCACGCCGATCCTGAACCCGCCGCAGGTGGGGATCCTGGGGATGCACAACATCGTGGAGCGCCCCGTGGTGGTCGACGGCCAGGTCGCCATCCGCCCGATCATGTACGTGGCGCTCACCTACGACCACCGCATCGTCGACGGCAGCGAAGCCGTGCGCTTCCTGGTCGCGGTGAAGAAGATGCTGGAGGACCCGCTCAGCATGCTGATCGAGGGATGAGCGAGACGCACGACGCCACGCCGGCCGACGACGAGGCCGGGTTCTGGATCGCCATAAGCCAGCCGTCGCTCGAGGCGGTCTGGGACAACGCGGACGACGACGTCTACCAGCAGCTTCTCCAGGGATGATGTCGTCGTGAACGAGTGCGTGAGTGCGTGAGTGCGGGAGTGCGAGGGTGGTTCGCGCTCCCGCACCTTCGTACGTAGATTCCGCCCCCGCGGGCGACGGACCTGTGGCACGCATCCGCCGCGTCCCCGGTTGAAACCGGGGGCTACGAAAGCACAAAGTCCGCCTTCGCGGACTGCGGGGCCGGCGTCCGCGCACGGGGGTGGTTGCGGCGCGGAGGGAGCCCGCGCAGGCGGGGCTTTTCGCGGTTGTTGCCGCGGGTTCACCCGCCCGTGGACGAATGAACGCGACCTGGACTCGGGACCCGAAGATAGATCATGGCTGAAGAGAAAACGTTCGACCTCGTCGTCCTCGGCGCGGGCCCCGGCGGCTACGTGGCCGCCATCCGCGCGGCGCAGCTGGGGTTCAAGACGGCGTGCATTGAGAAGGAGCCGGCGCTGGGGGGCACCTGCCTGCGCGTGGGGTGCATCCCCTCCAAGGCGCTGCTCGACTCGTCCGAGCTGTTCGAGCAGATCCGGCACAAGGCGGAGGCGCACGGGATCAGGGTCGACGGCGCCTCGGTCGACGTGCCCGCGATGATGAAGCGCAAGGACGGCGTGGTGAAGGGGCTCACCGACGGCGTCGCCTTCCTCTTCCGCAAGAACAAGATCGAGTGGATCAGGGGCTTCGGCCGCCTCACCTCGCCCGAGACCATCGAGGTGGCCGCGGAGGACGGCGCGAAGACCACGGTGCGGGCGAAGACCGTCGTCCTGGCGCCGGGCTCGGTGCCGGTCGAGCTGCCCTTCCTCAAGTTCGACCACGAGCGCATCGTCGACTCC
It contains:
- the odhB gene encoding 2-oxoglutarate dehydrogenase complex dihydrolipoyllysine-residue succinyltransferase, translated to MPVEIRVPPLGESVVEATVGRWTKQEGDPVQKDEILVELETDKITVEVAAPAAGTLGKVQKQEGETVGVNELLAVMEAGAAAPAEQAGQAASARAEQQAGAETPTPTPEAATATATAEPEAPAGGAQTSPAARAIAAEHGVDLGTVRGSGPNGRITKEDVLRIIEDGRKAAGAPPREAAPAATPATAATPAPSPERKPAPAAAPAGERAETRQRMSRRRQTIAKRLLEAQHGTASLTTFNEVDLSAVMELRKRRQDEFVKKHGVKLGFMSFFTKAIIGALKQFPRLNAEIQGDEIVLKHYYDIGIAVGAEEGLVVPVVRSADRKSFAELEREIGELGTRAREGKLTLEELQGGTFTITNGGIFGSMLSTPILNPPQVGILGMHNIVERPVVVDGQVAIRPIMYVALTYDHRIVDGSEAVRFLVAVKKMLEDPLSMLIEG